In Montipora foliosa isolate CH-2021 chromosome 9, ASM3666993v2, whole genome shotgun sequence, the DNA window gcttcattgcaatccgcactaaacacaagccgagtctaaatatgttggcttgcgagagtaaacaactcccgtatcgattccactcagcgacgtcacctggatgaaataacaaagaacaaacaaggcaggctaggatagttaattttcgaaatgaaagaaagaaaaccaatctgaaacagcacgacagatcaattttgaaacacaaataacttactttacaactaatttgcgacggaaaactcttcaaaatttctcaaaacagggaaaacgaccgcagatttatttgcaaacaacgaacgctagaagcaattgctggttttcactcacgtgatcaacagccatgtttttcaacgaaaacaaaaggaagcatttgcataataatagagttaaattcccggaggatttggtcggggcaccaacatggccgcgtttcctttgtttagggcaccaatatggcggtcgtgacgtcatgtgaaaaccgagaatagccgacacttgaaaacaatgacctcgcaattactagtacccagtctacaagccagactgtcacgtgtgttctcgtcctcaaagtgacaaactgacaagatctgcctctgacttaggagtctttattttttttaaatttattattattattattattattattattattatggagtTAAAATACCGTTTGTCTTTGATGGAGTACAGTTGACGGAACTCCTTTTTCAATCCAATACAACTGCTAAATCCCAAAACAGAGATTTTTTGAACCGAAAATTCTAACTCTATTTTTCGAGTCTAAAATGCTGTACGACTTTGCTTTGCGGTAGATTAATATCATCACGATTGGCTTACACGTCAGCTAGTCACTTATATGATATATCGTTACCTTCAAAACTACATGcagatctttttttcttttttcagtgcttgatgtaaaaatttaaaacgTGATCGTTGATGGCTGTTTATGTATTCAGTAATAAAGAAAATGACGTAGAGGAAACGAAAATAGGCGTTAAAGCTCCTTTACaattcttagtgtgtgcaacaAATTCTCTACCGGTTACTATTTGGTGAGAATGTTCAAAAGTTCAGCCACCTCCACAACAGGCGAAATATTTTACGCTACGTGCCTTCGCATCATCGGTCTGAAGCTCATCTGTTGATCAGTGATGAATACAAGGTATGCTTGTACGATAACCAGCAGCAGTTCTTTCTCTACTATTCCGGCTAAATGTATGGGTTGGTTTCCAAAGCATGTGAGCGTTCTCGTAGGCAACTTATTGTATCATTTTTCTTCATATTGTACAATCATCACATGGCACCTTTGGTTAGCCACGGAGCCCACGCGCATTTATCAGAACTCCACAACCAATGTAAAACATTAATGGACTTAAATTCGCGTGCAGTCATATCTTTAAACTTATGACACattaaaaggggaaaaaaaaaaacacttttaccGTGGATCGCTCATACTGACTGACAGgttggatacgaatgataaaaGATTAGTTTAAATATGAACAAACAGTCGTCGCTGCCATCTTATCCTCTGCATGAAGAACTGGCTGCCAGTCAAGAATCGGgtatgtaaacaaacttctcgTCTTTGATAAACCGCTGAATTCCTTGTCTGCTTGTTACAACAACTGGGCCAAATgtataatattaaatgaaattaagaATCAAGGTGTAACTGCACAACAGCTTTCACAATCAGTATCAATATATCTGGGACATTTCATAAAGATCGATTTATGCCAAACCTCGTGCATTAACCGCTAGAAAATGCACGCCTTTTCACTGTGGCTAATACTGTCAAACACGTAGTTCCTTCCTTCAACATCAACCAGTAACTGACATCCCACGTGTTTTCAGGAAAGTGAACAGCTCTAGTACATTTTCTTATGTAACATTTGGCATGTCTTGAGCAATTTAGCTCTGTCTCGACGCGAACGCAAACGCGCTACACCGTTCGGACTATGCATAGTGAATATAAATAATGGCATAGGAGCAAGGGTACACCATGAAACAAAAATAGTGTATAAAATCAGAAAATAATGCTGCTTTGGAGAAACATGTTTGCAAGTCTCACAAATTTCCCTAAAGCTCACCACTGATGTCTTTTTTTCCCCAAAGTACTCGTTGCTCTTGAGACGAATTCAGTGTATTCTGCTAGAACACGTGCTCCGGGATTCAAAAAACTTTAGCTAATTCGGCATAAAAAACACTGAATCCCGTCAGAAATTTGCAGTTGTGTATTGGTGAAGCCTTTCGAGTCAATAGTAAGCCCAATAACACCAGTCTAGGAGCTGTTATcagtaataaataatttaaacctTCTTGTACGAGTTCGTGTTTGTATATAATCTTTAACCAGAAGTTGATTTGTGTCATCAAGCGTTGTCAGTTACTATATCGTTTGTCAGGGTCTTTCATTCATGCACAAATGGCTTTCTAAACGGCTCCAAGAGTTTTTCCAAACATGTCCACGATACAtgggaaaaacaaaaagcaaaaacaaaagaggaaTTCGAAGAAAAATCACTTATCGCCAAGCTCAGTCTCTCTGAACCCATACATTTCAAGGTCATTTGAAGGTGATAAAATAAAGGCGGATACAAAGAAAATACGTTTTGATATCTATTTTGCTTTTCAAACGATGTTACATCATGAAGACTGAAGTAGTCTCTTTGTCATAAGCTGTTGAACTCTCAAAGAAAGTAATGGAACAGAGGAAAAGGAAGACCTCATGCATTTCTGATCTTTTGTGCATGTTAGGAACTGACAGAGGAGTCGATCTCTCCGTCTGTCAAGTTTCCTTGAACAGATGCAGAGGGATATTATCCCAAAGGTAAAATAACTGTAGAGAATAGAGAATGTAAACAGGTATTATTTAACTACTATTCAACCGGCTCCTTACGCCATTACCAGAAATCGGCGACATTTTGCGCCCGCGAAGTATTTGGCACGCGGTTTCAAattatcaagatggcggcataaAGAAAGCAGTACATAGAAAAAAACAAGGACTGAAATAACACTCTATCAAAGGATCTgaatcaatttaatttcttttttgaggttgtCAATACAAGGGAGAATGAAAAAGGGGAAACTAGAGTCTGGGCTCCTGTTCGAATGACGATTTTAGAGAGAAGAAACAACTTCGTTCTATGCGTGTGACTTGGCagagtaaaaataattttcaaaaatcagggCCCACAGTACACTTAGCCAGCGATATtctgtataataataatcatatatgaagtacccACCTGTAAAGATGGCGATCAAAACAAACTGGAGACAGAAACCCCACTTTTCACTAGGAATAATAAGCGCAGTGGTGCGTTTTGTACCGCTTTTATCGCAGAAATGGATGTATTTTTACCTCTTTTATCGCAATTTGGGCGGCAATTTGGGGAATGGATAAAGGCTAATTTTTATCACGTTTTAAAGTTTGAACATCGATCGACGATTAGAGAGGTCGGCACCAAGGATTCACATCAACGAAATGCTCTAAAATGTGGAGGGAAGGTAGGCAGCTCTgagcttttttgaaagaattaaaGAGCTCAAGGATCTGTAACAGCCGTTCGTAAAATGTGTTGTTGGCGGCACGTTGGCGAACTTTCGAGAGACCAAAACTACCGTAAATAATGATATGGTACGTACACTTTACATTTAGAGGTCGGCAAATGTCGTGTATGCCACTTTAgatctgaaatttccacttcttcaattttctccatacatttctctaTAACGATCGGCAGCCATTCTTAGAGAGTGGAAGGTCTGGGTCGAGTCTgggcgtccgccattttgtcttaAATTTCTGGTAATGGCCAAATTAACATCATTCACAAAGATCCTTGCAACCAACGTGGACGCAAAAATTCACAGGAATATGCTCTCTTCTTTAAAAGAACGATCGTATATTATTTATGTATATATGCATATCCTATGCCGCTACAATTTAACTCACTTATCACGTTCTTATAATTAAAGAAGTTGgcttgaaatttaaataaaagtaCAACTTTGTTATATCACGTCTACTTAAtgttatttggaaaaaaaggaaaatgcgcGGATTGATTTGGGTATTGCATGCTGCACAAAAATGTCGACCCCGCGGGCAAATGTTTCAGGCCACTAAGAGCGTTACGAGAAATTGCAAACGCCACACGGGTTCTCTACATTAATGGatgtattttttatatatgcGAAGATCGGTGATCTGAACGACTAAAAGATCTTCCACAAAGAGGACATACGTacggcttttctccagtatgtctTCGATAGTGGCGCTTGAGTTCATCTAAACGTCGGAAACACCATCCACAGTTTTCCCAAGGACACAGGAAGGGTTTTTCACCAGTATGAATCCGCTCGTGAGTTCCGAGATGAGAGCTTTTGGTGTAACAACGCTTTTTACAGCCAGGGAAATCACAGAGAAAGTTATGATGTAGTTCCAGTTCTTTGTTATCGGAAACAGGTTGGACTGTTTGTGCATGTGTACTGAAATTACATCTGTATGCTGCATCATCGTTCGATGTTGTGTGGACAGAAGACGGCGTTGTTGCAAGCATAGTTACCTGTGGCCACTGGTGTTTTAGATTTAGAGCTGGAATAGACGCCGACTCTTCAACAGTGCACGTTCCCATTGTCATTCCTGTCTCTGGAAAGAGGCAGTTTTTCTTTCCTATAGTCATTTCTTGAAGCTTGGGTTGGGGAAGAGCTAGATAAGACGAGGTTTCCACCGGTAACGTTGCAGGAGAAGATGAACACAGATAGCTATCCATCTCACGAAGGATCTTTTAGAGAAATAAGGGTTACCTTTAGTTTTATCCAACATCATGATTTTTTCTGGTTTTAATCCCATACCTTGACTGATTGATATCGCGGGGAGCAATGGCTCTTGTCGGAAATGTATATACTTGTTAAAACTGCATGAAGAACTTTAAAGGATCCCTGTCATCCTTTACAGTTAAATTGCTAATGGCCATTCATCTCCTTCAGGGCTCACAAACTTGTAAGAGACGATTAGCATTTTTGGAGCAATAGTGCTCGGCCTTATGTCGCGTAAAGGTTAATTCACTGAGATATGAAATGAGCGAACTACTTTTTTCAGGGAGTTTGCAAAACAAAACCGTCATTTTGATCCTCTGAGGAAAATCAGCAATTTATACAATGTCTCTAGAACTCATGATCCTTAATTGTATGTCTTACTCAAAGTAAGTTAATAGATTTCCGAGCAGTTGTCAATGTTTTCCTCCAATTGCTATTTATCAGCGGTAATATAAAGCTAGAAAACTAAAATATTGTCTGATTGTTTTATGTACCGTCCGAGGGTATCACAAAGCTCGAACTCGTCATTAGTGTTCACTCAAAAGCTCACATCAGAAATGCATGCTATTATAATATCACTTAGAAAATGTGTAAGTCGACTAAATCTTTCATGCATTGCAACTGACCTGTTGAATTTCTTCCTCCCTGGTGGGTATTAGCAGCGAATAGATGTCGGCCGTTACCAGATTTCCTTCGCCCTGATACGAATTTTGGTACATGACACCGTCTTGTCCTCTAAACAAGTTATCGAAACTCGTACAAGCCATAAGCATTTGGCTGTCTTCTTTAACAGAGGGCCCCATGAACGAGTTGCCCGGTGGTCGGATTCAtgctttatacgcaaagggttctggggtCGCCAGAGGacaaacattgcaagtcgctgtgagaaaatgtatggcggaaacttattcgacgtccaaaaaaaaaaaggattttggagagagatcaatgCCTTTTTCGACGGAGTTTTATTAcaaatcgatttgggcaatgttgatacgtgacaagtgtaagtttttgtttgaataaccgtgaaatatcaGATAAAATTAGCTGATTAACTTCCTTGCTTGCGtaaggtttattgtgaaatggtctcaaaatattacaaaatacggaataaatctggaggaaatagCTCAATAAAACCTTTTAAGTTGTATTTACGTTGTATAGGCTGGCCTATTTCTAAATTCAgcaatttaaataattttggAAATATGCCTGATACGGCGATCAAATGTATTGCGCTTTGTGGGGTTGTGACAACGATCGAAGGTACCTAGGGAAGCAAAAGATTCTCAGTGCTCATGTTGAAATATTAAGATTTTACTTGCCCAGGAACAACAATAACGTTTTTGTCGTGGGCTAGAACAAGTAATCGTGACCAATTCAAGGTTTCCGTGAGTAAGTACAAAGGTctgttgaaataattttgtacaaGGTTACAGAACCTCTGAATGTCCTACACCGTTTGTACATAAGAGAGTATAATTGTGTGAGTACTTAAACCTAAAAGACCtgctccaaaaaaaattaaagatcagATCTACAGAGAACTAGTATATGAAGATGTATTGGTCGAAGTCATAGTGTAGCTTGACAAATTTTCTTAGCTGCAGTGACATAAATACTTGTAGATGGCAGTTTGACAGAagaaaaagtttgtttacatgtaacagCTGGGGCACATGAATTCCACACGGTGTTATCTAAATCTATCGAAACAGAGACTGCGCGCTGTATTCTGAGGAAGAGTAGCATTAAAACAGCTACCTCGAGGCAGAAGGAGATTGAAATAGTTTGCTTGAGCAGAATCATCGTACTTCGTTAAAGTGATTGGACTCTCATAGAGTATGTAGAAATATAGTAGCGGCTGAAAAAACCGTTAGCTTTTTCTCAATCAATTTTTTGCACCGTTTAACATGGTCTGAGTCGAGGAACGTTTTTGAACTTCTGCAGCGGTCGCAGCAATCGTAGTGGTGATAAAAACGGgagtttcaccgtgtaacaccgcttcgtgaaactggtctcgctcgGTCTTGATACACTACGCTACGTAAGCCAATCAGATACCGGCTAAGGcgatgtaaacaacatttcgatTCCCGAATGAGTTTCGACTTcttatgttacacggtgcaacgcctaCTGCTGAACCTTTTTTTCCCAGCGCCGTTGTACATAAGTTttagctaaaagtttcaacgcgTAAAAAACAGCGGCTTTTTTGTCATATTTCGAGATCATGACGCAGATCCTTACACGAGCAATGTTAATCCGAATGAATAttatctcatatttcacggttatgaaaacaaaaacttacacttgccacTTATTAACATTGCctaaatcgatttctgataaaactgtaTAGAGAAAAGCGTTGAGCCTTCTCCAAAATAGTTTTTTGGAGGTCGAAATAACTTTCCGCCATACATTTTGTtacagcgacttgcaatgtGTGCCCCTGGCGACCCCAGAACCCTTTGCATATAAAGAGGAATCCGATTTCTGGCACCACATTCATTGAACGGATTTAGCTAAGATACCCGTAAGGCATACAACAGTAAATTACATAAAACGTAATTCTTCCTGATTGCGTGCTAGGATTACTTGACTTTTGCGTGGGTTTGCGTGAATCTCTGCGCTTCCTGAAGTTAGCTGTGGATTTAGCAGTAACTTAACCCGATCGCCAGTGTTCTTATGCAAAGTTTGCCGCGCATTCGTTAGCCCCTCAAATGCTATCCGAGGCTATTAAGAGACACGCTGCAACAAGAAAAGGCCAAGTTATCAAGTATGCTcaacgacgtttaaaacgggcttttaaacgtcgcatgtgccgaatctaatgcaaatgagaaaaatctaatgttttcgctcatttgcattagactgtcagcacatgtaaaatgcgacgtttaaaacgggcctaagttACAAGAGCGGCTTGCCTTTCACCCTTATCTAGTTACGTCATGTCGGACACAATTATCTTTTTAAGTAAAAACTTAAAGACGTTTGAATCTAACGCCACAGCTAAACAATAAATGAACAAGAAAGATCGCGATTGATTTAATGTTCTGTTCCGCAGTTTTTCAGGCACGTAGATGATTCTAAAAGGCCAAGAAAGTTCGGGTAATGTTCGGAGGCTCCGATTGGTTCCCGAAATAGAAATTAGTTTTTTTCAGACTCAAACACGGAGGTATCGAATGTTCGCCAGTCGCTCGCTTTGTTTCCAGACTTGTATATTGCGAAACATATTCACGAACGGAGTTAAACAATGTGAAAACTGTAAATAACACAAGGAACTTCTTTGCATTTGTACGTGACTTGGCACTCGGCTCATTCCTTGTAATACGCAAATTCAGGTTTCAATGTTTTGAAATAGCGGCGTTTTCTGAAGAATCATAAGTGGAAAAAAACCACTGGTAAGAGCGTTATGTTACAATAGGGTCCGATCAGGTGCAACTTGAGCACGGACCAATTCGTTGCAACGACTTCAACTTTTTGAAA includes these proteins:
- the LOC137970406 gene encoding zinc finger protein 681-like — translated: MLIACTSFDNLFTGQDGVMYQNSCQSEGNLVTAGIYSLLIPTREEEIQQILREMDSCLSSSSLATSPVETSTHPSQNQLLDMTIGKKNCRFPETGITMGTCTVAQSASFPALNLRHQLPQVTMLATTPSSVHTTSNDDAAYGCNFSTHAQTVQPVSDNKELELHHAFLCDFPGCKKRCYTKSSHLGTDRRIYTGKKHFLCPWENCGWCFRRSDELKRHYRRHTGEKPYVCPLCGRSFSRSDHRSSHIKKIHPLIRPPGNSFMGPSVKEDSQMLMACTSFDNLFRGQDGVMYQNSYQGEGNLVTADIYSLLIPTREEEIQQILREMDSYLCSSSPATLPVETSSYLALPQPKLQEMTIGKKNCLFPETGMTMGTCTVEESASIPALNLKHQWPQVTMLATTPSSVHTTSNDDAAYRCNFSTHAQTVQPVSDNKELELHHNFLCDFPGCKKRCYTKSSHLGTHERIHTGEKPFLCPWENCGWCFRRLDELKRHYRRHTGEKPYVCPLCGRSFSRSDHRSSHI